The following nucleotide sequence is from Nitrospira sp..
CCATGGATGTCCTGTACATCTCCATCACCATCGGATTCTTCATCCTGTCCAGCTGGCTCATTCGGGCCTTGGATCGTCCGTAGGGGGCACGTGAACGCGATGGATGTGCTGGCGACGGTGCTGTCGGTGGGTGTACTGATTTATCTCATGGTCGCCTTGCTAAAACCGGAGTGGTTCTGATGACGATCAATGCGTGGTTGCAGATCGGCCTCTTGATCGTCTTGCTGCTTGCTTTGGTGAAGCCCCTGGGTTGGTATATGGCTCGAGTCTACGAGAATAAGCCTTGCGGACTAGATCCTCTTCTGGCTCCACTGGAGCGAGCCCTGTATCGAGTGTGCGCTATCCGGCCCTCGGAAGAAATGGATTGGAAGGGCTACGCGACCGCGATGCTCTGGTTCAATGCGGTCGGCATGCTGCTCCTCTACGGAATGCAACGACTGCAAACCTACCTCCCCCTCAATCCGGCTGGATTGCAGGCTGCCTCGCCAGATCTCGCCTTCAATACGGCGGCCAGCTTTGCCACGAATACCAACTGGCAAGCCTATAGCGGGGAAACGACGCTGAGCCACTTTACGCAGATGCTCGGCTTGACGGTTCAGAATTTTGTCTCCGCGGCAACCGGCATGGCCGTCCTCGTGGCGTTGATTCGAGGCCTCACTCGACGGAGTGCCACCACGCTTGGAAACTTTTGGACCAACCTCATCCGCACCACGTTATACATTCTCCTGCCGCTGGCCCTGCTGCTGTCCCTGCTGTTGGTATCGCAGGGAGTCGTCCAGACCATCAGCCCATCCCCTACGGCAACGCTGCAACAGCCGGTCAGTTATGACAGGCCGGTGATGGATGAAAACGGTCGGCCGGTGTTAGATGCCCAGGGAAAGCCGAAAACCGAATCTGCCACGGCAGCCGAACAGGTGCTCGCGATAGGGCCCGCAGCCTCGCAGGTCGCGATCAAACAATTGGGTACGAACGGCGGAGGGTTCTTCAACGTGAACTCGGCGCATCCCTATGAGAATCCCACCCCCTGGTCGAATCTGCTCGAACTCCTTTCCATGCTCATGATCCCGGCGGCGCTGTGTTACACGTTCGGGCTGTTGGTCGGCGATACCCGCCAAGGCTGGGCATTGCTGGCCACAATGATGATTCTGCTGCTCTGTTTCGTCCCGATCGGACTGTGGGCTGAACAGAGCGGCAATCCCCTGTTGGCCGTGGTTGGCGTGAATCAGGAGGCGCATCCCGGTCAAGCCGGTGGGAACATGGAAGGGAAGGAAACACGTTTCGGCATCGCCAACTCAGTCCTGTGGTCGGCTGCCACGACCGCTGCCTCCAACGGTTCCGTGAACTCGATGCACGATTCCTATACGCCTCTCGGCGGGCTGGTGCCGCTGTTCCTCATGCAGTTCGGCGAAGTGGTGTTCGGCGGAGTGGGTTCCGGCCTTTACGGCATGATCGTCTTTGCGATCATCGCGGTCTTCGTCGCGGGGCTGATGGTCGGACGAACACCGGAATATCTGGGAAAGAAAATAGAGCCTTACGAAATGAAAATGGCCGCCTTGCTGATCCTGATCATGCCGATGGTGGTTCTGGGAATGACGGCGCTCGCGGTCGGGCTCACGGCTGGCACCTCCTCGGTGTCGAATCCGGGCGCCCACGGCTTTAGCGAGATTTTGTATGCCTACACATCGCAGGGCAACAACAACGGCAGCGCCTTTGCCGGCCTCAATGCCAACACGCCCTTCTACAACATCACCGGCGGCATTGCGATGCTGATCAGCCGATTTTGGCTCGCGATTCCAACACTCGCATTGGCCGGTGCCTTGGCGCGAAAGAATCTCGTTCCTGCCGGTCCTGGCACACTGCCCACTCATACGCCTTTGTTCGCAGTACTCCTAATGGGCGTCGTCATCTTGGTCGGCGCCCTGACGTTCGTGCCGGCGATGGCACTCGGCCCGGTCGTCGAACACTTACTGATGATCAGATGAAAGGAAGAAAGCAGGCGGGAGATACAGAAATGGCAACCGACACATCTCAACTCAGGGGGCGGTCCTTGTTCGAGGGCGCGATCGTGAGGCAAGCCATCTCGGATTCGTTCGGAAAGCTCGATCCTCGGCATCAGATCAGGAATCCGGTGATGTTTGTGGTGTGGATGGGGAGTCTGCTGACTTCGCTGTTGTTCGTGCAAGCTTTGCTCGGGGCGGGGGAGGCCCCTGCCGGCTTCATTTTGTCCATTTCGGTATGGCTTTGGTTTACCGTGTTGTTTGCCAATTTCGCAGAAGCCATGGCGGAAGGACGAGGCAAAGCCCAAGCCGCTTCGTTACGGGAGGCGCGCCGCGAGTTGCAGGCCAAGAAACTGGGCATCGCGGAAGGCGTAGCCGATGGCATCTGCGTGCCTGCCTCTGTCGGCAAGCCTGGTGAGAGGTATGTGGTAGTGTCCGCAAGCACGCTCAACAAGGGGGACATCGTGCTGGTCGAGGCCGGGGACGTGATTCCGTGCGATGGAGAGGTCGTGGAGGGCGTGGCGTCCGTGAACGAGAGCGCGATCACCGGTGAGAGCGCCCCGGTCATCCGCGAAAGCGGAGGCGATCGCAGCGCGGTCACCGGCGGCACCAAGGTCCTTTCTGATTGGCTCCTGGTCTGTGTCACAGCCAGCCCGGGCGATACGTTTCTCGACCGCATGATTGCGATGGTCGAAGGCGCTACGCGCCAAAAAACGCCGAACGAAATCGCCTTGAATATTCTGCTGGCGGCCTTGACGATAATGTTTCTCCTGGCCGTAGTCACGCTGTTGCCGTTCTCCTCGTATAGCGTCACCGCGGCCGGCCAGGGTTCGCCTGTTACGGTCACAGTGCTTGTTGCTCTGCTGGTCTGCTTGATCCCGACCACGATCGGGGCCTTGCTCTCCGCTATCGGGATCGCCGGCATGGATCGCATGGTGCAAGCCAATGTGATCGCCCTGTCGGGAAAGGCGGTTGAAGCGGCCGGTGACGTCGATGTGCTGCTGCTCGACAAGACCGGCACCATCACGTTGGGTAACCGCCAGGCCACGGCGTTCATCCCGGCTGACGGCGTCAGCGAACGGGTTTTGGCTGATGCTTCTCAGTTGGCGTCTCTGGCGGATGAAACCCCGGAAGGGCGCAGCATCGTCGTGCTCGCCAAGGAAAAATATGGACTGCGTGCTCGTGAGATCCATGAACTGGGCGCCACATTCATTCCATTTACCGCGCAGACACGCATGAGCGGCGTCGATATGGAGGGTCGGCGTATCCGCAAGGGATCGGCGGAAGCCATCGAAGCCTCTGTGGCGGCGGTAGGAGGTCAGTTCTCGGTCCTCGTCCATTCGACGGTGGACGCGATTGCCAAACAGGGTGGGACGCCTCTGGTCGTGGCGGAGGGGGCGAAGGTCTTGGGAGTCATCGCCCTGCAGGACGTCGTCAAAGGGGGTATCAAGGAACGGTTTGTGGAACTGCGGCGGATGGGAATCAAGACCGTGATGATCACGGGAGACAATCCGAAGACGGCGGCGGCGGTCGCGGCGGAAGCCGGCGTCGATGATTTTCTCGCTGAAGCGACCCCGGAGGCCAAGCTGAAGCTGATTCACGAGATGCAGGCCGGCGGGCGCCTCGTGGCCATGACGGGTGACGGCACGAACGACGCGCCGGCCTTGGCCCAGGCTGATGTGGCGGTGGCCATGAATACCGGGACGCAAGCCGCAAAGGAAGCGGGAAACCTCGTGGATCTGGACTCCAACCCGACCAAGCTGATCGAGATCGTCGAAATCGGCAAACAACTGCTCATGACGCGCGGCGCGCTGACAACCTTCAGCATCGCAAACGATGTCGCCAAATATTTTGCCATCATCCCGGCCGCCTTCGCGACGACCTATCCGGCCTTGAACGCGCTGAACGTCATGCATCTCGCGACACCCCACAGTGCGGTCCTCTCGGCCGTGATTTTCAACGCCTTGATTATCATCGCGCTCATTCCCCTGGCATTGAAAGGCATCCGCTATCGACCGATGGGCGCCGCTCCGCTGCTGCGGCGACATCTGCTGATCTATGGACTCGGAGGCGTCATTGTCCCATTCATCGGGATGAAGCTGATCGACATGCTGCTGGTTGTGTTGCGCCTCGTATGAGGTGTGAGAGAGAAGCAGAGACGCTTATGGAGCGCCCTGACGCATTGAGACGGCAGGGAAGGATGGCGGAGGATGAAGGAACAACTGAAACAGGCGTTGATGGTTTTCCTGGCGCTGGCTGTGCTGACCGGTGTTGTATACCCGCTGGCGGTCACCGGTTTAGCGCAGGTCTTATTTCCACATCAAGCGAATGGAAGCCTGATCGTCCAGGATGGCAAGCTGATCGGTTCGGAGCTGATCGGACAGCCATTCAATGCGCCTGGATACTTCTGGAGTCGGCCATCCGCCACCTCGCCGTTTCCGTACAACGCCGCCGCCTCATCAGGATCGAATCTCGGCCCCACCAATCCTGCTCTTGCCGAGGCAGTCAAAGCGCGTATCGCGGCTTTGCGCTCAGCTGATCCGGATAACGACTCTCCGATCCCGGTCGATCTTGTAACGGCGTCAGGGAGTGGACTCGATCCCCATATCAGTCCTGCCGCCGCGGCCTATCAGGTCAAGAGGGTGGCCAGGGCACGAGGGCTGGATGCTGCCGATGTCCAACGGCTCGTGGCCCGACATATCGAAAGGCGCCAGTTCGGATTGCTCGGTGAGCCGAGGGCGAACGTTCTCTTGTTGAATCTTGCGTTGGATAAGATGCGGAAGTGAGATCGACTACGGCGCTGGGATGGCTGCCGGTTTTGCCTTGTCATCTTCGGTCTGCCGTAGCTGTTCGTCGCAAACCGACGAGGCCGTATAGACTCGTGCGGGGAAGGCATCCGTTGACGCCCCATTCCTTCGCTCCTAGAATTACCCGCGTAGAAGGTGGCGTGCTCTGTACGGTCTCGGATGAGTAAGATATGGACGTGCAACGACCCGATCCCGATGCGCTGCTCAAGCTGGTGCAGGCCGAGCAAGCTGGGCGCGTGCGTGGAAAGCTGAAGGTCTTTTTCGGGGCCACGGCCGGAGTCGGTAAGACCTATGCGATGTTGCAGGCGGCCCACGAGCAGCAGACCGACGGCGTGGATGTGCTCATCGGCGTGGTCGAAACGCACGGGCGCGCCGACACTATGGCTTTGGTGAACGGACTCGAACTCTTGCCGTCTCGGTCCGTCGAGTACCATGGGAAGACTCTTCAGGAGTTCGATTTAGACGCCGCCCTTGCCCGACACCCGAGCATCATTCTCATCGATGAGCTGGCCCATACGAACGCGCCTGGCTTGCGGCATGCCAAACGTTGGCAAGACGTGCAGGAACTGCTGAGCGTCGGCATCACGGTCTACACCACGGTCAACGTGCAGCACCTAGAGAGTTTGAACGACGTGGTCGCGCAGATCACGGGTGTGCGGGTGCGCGAAACCGTCCCCGATTCGGTGCTCGAACGGGCGGATGACGTGGAATTGATCGATCTTCCTCCCGATGATCTGCTCCAGCGGTTGAAAGACGGCAAGGTCTATGTGCCGGAACAGGTGCAGCACGCCATCCAGAATTTTTTTGCGAAGGGCAATTTGCTTGCGTTGCGCGAGCTCGCCCTGCGCCGAACTGCCGAACGCGTCGACCAGCAGATGGAAACCTATCGTCGCGACCACGCGGTGGTGCAGACCTGGCCGGCTGCCGAGACGATCATGGTCTGCGTCAATTTGAAACCGCGCGGGCCGAGGCTGGTGAGGGCGGCGCGTCAAATGGCGGCCGGCCTGCATGCTAAGTGGCTTGCCGTCTACGTCCAAACGCCTCGTCATCTCACGTTGTCGGAAGCTGAACGAACGCGCGTGGTGGAAACCCTGCGTCTGGCTGAGAAGCTCGGCGCCGAGACGATCACGCTGACCGGCGATCAAGTCCCACAGGAGCTGCTGACCTTCGCGCGAAGTCGGAATGTCACGAAGATCATTGTCGGCAAACCGGTGCGTGCCTGGTGGAAGGAATGGATGTTCGGTTCCGTCGTGTCGGACCTCGTCCGGCGCAGCGGCGACATCGACATCTATGTCATCACCGGAGAGGCGGGCGAAGGTCGACCGCTGGTGAGGCGGACGCTGCAGCCCACCAGCGACTGGTCGAAATATGGATTTGCCGGCCTCGGTGTGACGCTCTCCACGGTCGTGGCGTGGGCGATGTTTCCCTATTTCGGCTCCGCGAACCTGATCATGGTGTATCTGCTTGGCGTGGTATTTGTGGCGGTTCGCTGCGGGCGTGGCCCCTCGGTGCTGGGCTCGGTGCTGAGCGTCGCGACGTTCGATTTCTTTTTCGTCCCTCCCTACTTCTCATTTGCCGTCTCGGATATCGAATACCTCCTCACCTTTGCCGTCATGTTGGTCGTGGCCTTGGTGATCAGCAATCTGGCGGTGCGGATCGGCCGCCAGGCGGAGATGGCGCGGTACCGTGAACGGCGAACCGGCGTGCTCTACGCCATGAGTCGCGATCTTGCAACCCATCGCGAAGCTGCGATGTTGGCCAACGTTGCGGCCAAGCACCTGCGCGACGTTTTCGACAGCCAGGTTGCCATGTTTCTGGCCGATGCCGAGCAGCGCTTGCAATTGCAGCGAGGTGAGCAGTTATTCTTCGAGTTCGATCCCAAGGAAATGGGAATCGTGCAGTGGGTCTTCGATCACAGCGAACGAGCCGGTCTTGGGACCGATACGCTGCCGGGATCCAGTGCGTTGTACCTGCCGCTGGTCGGCTCGACGGGTGCGATCGGAGTGGTAGCTGTACGCCCGGCCCAGTCCCATCTTCTTCTCGACCCAGAGCAACTCCACCTGCTCGAATCTCTCATCAATCAAACAGCGCTCGCGATCGAACGCACGAAGCTGTCGGAGGAGGCGCAACGCGCGCATGTACAGGCGGAAACGGAGCGTATGCGAAATGCCATACTCAGCTCTGTCTCTCACGACCTGCGGACGCCATTGGCCGCCATTACCGGCGCGGCGAGCAGCCTGTTGGACGACTCGGGCCGGCTCGATGTCGCCTCAAAGCGGGAGCTTGCGCGTTCCATTTATGAAGAATCGGGCCGACTTGATCGCCTCCTCCGGAATCTCTTGGAGATGATGCGGCTGGAAGCTGGAGCGGTACAGCTCAAGAAGGAATGGCACCCCCTTGAGGAAGTGGTCGGGGCCGCATTGGGGCGGTTGGAGAGCCGCTTGCGCAACCATGTCCTCCACACGAACATTCCGCCCGACCTTCCCCTCGTCAACGTCGACGGTGTGTTGTTGGAACAGGTGGTGATCAATCTGGTCGAAAACGCTCTCAAGTATGCGCCGGCTGGCACGGCCATCGAGCTATCGGCCTTGGCCGGGGATCGGGAAATGGTGGTGGAGGTTGCCGATCGGGGACCGGGCCTGCCGCCGGGGGAAGAGGGGCGGGTCTTCGAGAAGTTTTATCGGCTCCAGCCGGACCGGGAAGGCGGCGTGGGGCTGGGATTGACGATTTGCCGAGGCATCAT
It contains:
- a CDS encoding sensor histidine kinase KdpD, which produces MDVQRPDPDALLKLVQAEQAGRVRGKLKVFFGATAGVGKTYAMLQAAHEQQTDGVDVLIGVVETHGRADTMALVNGLELLPSRSVEYHGKTLQEFDLDAALARHPSIILIDELAHTNAPGLRHAKRWQDVQELLSVGITVYTTVNVQHLESLNDVVAQITGVRVRETVPDSVLERADDVELIDLPPDDLLQRLKDGKVYVPEQVQHAIQNFFAKGNLLALRELALRRTAERVDQQMETYRRDHAVVQTWPAAETIMVCVNLKPRGPRLVRAARQMAAGLHAKWLAVYVQTPRHLTLSEAERTRVVETLRLAEKLGAETITLTGDQVPQELLTFARSRNVTKIIVGKPVRAWWKEWMFGSVVSDLVRRSGDIDIYVITGEAGEGRPLVRRTLQPTSDWSKYGFAGLGVTLSTVVAWAMFPYFGSANLIMVYLLGVVFVAVRCGRGPSVLGSVLSVATFDFFFVPPYFSFAVSDIEYLLTFAVMLVVALVISNLAVRIGRQAEMARYRERRTGVLYAMSRDLATHREAAMLANVAAKHLRDVFDSQVAMFLADAEQRLQLQRGEQLFFEFDPKEMGIVQWVFDHSERAGLGTDTLPGSSALYLPLVGSTGAIGVVAVRPAQSHLLLDPEQLHLLESLINQTALAIERTKLSEEAQRAHVQAETERMRNAILSSVSHDLRTPLAAITGAASSLLDDSGRLDVASKRELARSIYEESGRLDRLLRNLLEMMRLEAGAVQLKKEWHPLEEVVGAALGRLESRLRNHVLHTNIPPDLPLVNVDGVLLEQVVINLVENALKYAPAGTAIELSALAGDREMVVEVADRGPGLPPGEEGRVFEKFYRLQPDREGGVGLGLTICRGIIEAHGGRIWAENRAGQGALFRFTIPLIERQPTAYPESSGARSA
- the kdpF gene encoding K(+)-transporting ATPase subunit F — protein: MNAMDVLATVLSVGVLIYLMVALLKPEWF
- the kdpA gene encoding potassium-transporting ATPase subunit KdpA; translation: MTINAWLQIGLLIVLLLALVKPLGWYMARVYENKPCGLDPLLAPLERALYRVCAIRPSEEMDWKGYATAMLWFNAVGMLLLYGMQRLQTYLPLNPAGLQAASPDLAFNTAASFATNTNWQAYSGETTLSHFTQMLGLTVQNFVSAATGMAVLVALIRGLTRRSATTLGNFWTNLIRTTLYILLPLALLLSLLLVSQGVVQTISPSPTATLQQPVSYDRPVMDENGRPVLDAQGKPKTESATAAEQVLAIGPAASQVAIKQLGTNGGGFFNVNSAHPYENPTPWSNLLELLSMLMIPAALCYTFGLLVGDTRQGWALLATMMILLLCFVPIGLWAEQSGNPLLAVVGVNQEAHPGQAGGNMEGKETRFGIANSVLWSAATTAASNGSVNSMHDSYTPLGGLVPLFLMQFGEVVFGGVGSGLYGMIVFAIIAVFVAGLMVGRTPEYLGKKIEPYEMKMAALLILIMPMVVLGMTALAVGLTAGTSSVSNPGAHGFSEILYAYTSQGNNNGSAFAGLNANTPFYNITGGIAMLISRFWLAIPTLALAGALARKNLVPAGPGTLPTHTPLFAVLLMGVVILVGALTFVPAMALGPVVEHLLMIR
- the kdpB gene encoding potassium-transporting ATPase subunit KdpB, which encodes MATDTSQLRGRSLFEGAIVRQAISDSFGKLDPRHQIRNPVMFVVWMGSLLTSLLFVQALLGAGEAPAGFILSISVWLWFTVLFANFAEAMAEGRGKAQAASLREARRELQAKKLGIAEGVADGICVPASVGKPGERYVVVSASTLNKGDIVLVEAGDVIPCDGEVVEGVASVNESAITGESAPVIRESGGDRSAVTGGTKVLSDWLLVCVTASPGDTFLDRMIAMVEGATRQKTPNEIALNILLAALTIMFLLAVVTLLPFSSYSVTAAGQGSPVTVTVLVALLVCLIPTTIGALLSAIGIAGMDRMVQANVIALSGKAVEAAGDVDVLLLDKTGTITLGNRQATAFIPADGVSERVLADASQLASLADETPEGRSIVVLAKEKYGLRAREIHELGATFIPFTAQTRMSGVDMEGRRIRKGSAEAIEASVAAVGGQFSVLVHSTVDAIAKQGGTPLVVAEGAKVLGVIALQDVVKGGIKERFVELRRMGIKTVMITGDNPKTAAAVAAEAGVDDFLAEATPEAKLKLIHEMQAGGRLVAMTGDGTNDAPALAQADVAVAMNTGTQAAKEAGNLVDLDSNPTKLIEIVEIGKQLLMTRGALTTFSIANDVAKYFAIIPAAFATTYPALNALNVMHLATPHSAVLSAVIFNALIIIALIPLALKGIRYRPMGAAPLLRRHLLIYGLGGVIVPFIGMKLIDMLLVVLRLV
- the kdpC gene encoding potassium-transporting ATPase subunit KdpC, which translates into the protein MKEQLKQALMVFLALAVLTGVVYPLAVTGLAQVLFPHQANGSLIVQDGKLIGSELIGQPFNAPGYFWSRPSATSPFPYNAAASSGSNLGPTNPALAEAVKARIAALRSADPDNDSPIPVDLVTASGSGLDPHISPAAAAYQVKRVARARGLDAADVQRLVARHIERRQFGLLGEPRANVLLLNLALDKMRK